The Torulaspora delbrueckii CBS 1146 chromosome 1, complete genome DNA segment CACTGCTCCAGGTTCAAACTCACAAAATACTCCAGATCACTAAATACATGCTGGTCATCGGTGTGTCCCCTAAGTTTGCCCGGTGAGGTGCGACCGGAACCACGCTGATCGAACATAAACGACTCGTAACCCCGCTGGGCCAACATATCCATGAAACGATGGTTCAGCTGAGTGTACTCGCAGAAACCATGGACTATCAGCACCCTACCATGAGTGGTAGCAGCAGTAGTACTTGAAGGCCATGTCACGTGTGCGAACTTGGCACCATCGAATTCTGTATACTCCAGAGGGGGGATCTGAGTAGTACACTTGTAAGGGTACGCCATTGGAGCCTTCTCTGCACTGTACTTTGAACATGTCGCGTACAGCAAGGGCAGTGTTTGTTTTCTCTATGTAAATATGTGGTTACTGCTCCCGACGTACGCGATGATCACGACCGCCGCCGCACCCCAAGTgggttcttcttcttggctcTCTTGTTCCGCGGGACGACTGCACCGGTGCTGGCGGTGGTAGCAGGGCGCGGAAGGGGCGGCTCTGTTTTTGTAAAGCTGCTTCCGCGGCTTGCTCGAGATCACTCTCGTTCTCGCTGCTATCTCGGCCGCTATCTCCTTGGGAGCTGCGCACACGCTTTCGTTGCAGCAGTAGCCGCTCAAGCTCTTCCTCCTGCTGCTGCTCGCGCTGCGTCTGCGCCAGCCGCGCCTCCAGCTGCTCGTGGCGATCACCACTATTGCCGCCCAAAGCCGCGTGGTCCGCGGCTTTGCGCTCGCGCACCAGCCGCTCGAGCGTCTGTTCCGCGGACTCGACCTGCCCCTGCTCCTGCACCGTCTTACCCCCGTTACGCTCCGCCCCGCCCTCCATCACGTAGTCGGCAGTCTTGGGATCTGTGCGAAAACTGATCACGTGGTTGCATCGCGGGCACCGAATACTCAATCGGAAAACCTTGATGGTATTCAGATACCTCTCAGGTAATAGTTGCTTCTTGCCGTTAAATTTACGACTTTGCGGGATGTACTCTGAACATTTCAAGCAGCGCATGCTGAACGGTGTCATCAATCTAATGGTAACAACATCTTTCTGTCTTGTCTTTAGTGTCTTGGcactcttcttcagtgcCTTTTCTGCTGCTATGGGGTCGTAATCGGGTGGATAGTACTTGTTTATAGCTTTCCTCTCTGACATATTTTTCGTTGTCTTGTAACTAGTTTATAAAAGTAGTAGCCAAGCGGACAGGGCGAAGCGAAAAGTTAAAAGTGAACTAGTACTCCTAGCTGCCTGCCCTAAGTATGGAAAAACGTAAAAGGCGTAAGGCTATAAAATCGTGTGCCTTTTGTCGTAGGCGTAAATTACG contains these protein-coding regions:
- the YJU2 gene encoding mRNA splicing protein YJU2 (similar to Saccharomyces cerevisiae YJU2 (YKL095W); ancestral locus Anc_2.486), whose product is MSERKAINKYYPPDYDPIAAEKALKKSAKTLKTRQKDVVTIRLMTPFSMRCLKCSEYIPQSRKFNGKKQLLPERYLNTIKVFRLSIRCPRCNHVISFRTDPKTADYVMEGGAERNGGKTVQEQGQVESAEQTLERLVRERKAADHAALGGNSGDRHEQLEARLAQTQREQQQEEELERLLLQRKRVRSSQGDSGRDSSENESDLEQAAEAALQKQSRPFRALLPPPAPVQSSRGTREPRRRTHLGCGGGRDHRVRREQ